The following coding sequences lie in one Ostrea edulis chromosome 8, xbOstEdul1.1, whole genome shotgun sequence genomic window:
- the LOC125662212 gene encoding uncharacterized protein LOC125662212 isoform X2, which produces MDSSLALALKHVQTSGCSIVVIGRKHAGKSTLVNEILGTPILLTELPEDSTRYITRIRNSESYRLRLLAKDETVLDEKTFASSGHLRDEYRNNVRYRREKIHYIDILLPIPGFKGNFMIIDTQHCYQVGELVDILANSPPVYAFVIVVDGPSWDCTASKHDTAFNALLESITKSKLQATQHESTQTMFVVNKLDLMAEKEKSQEAEEKRCAMKREIMNTWEYIEEKNIFHLSAKHPQSGRISKAEFGKFRNTLSRHAHITDAVPVTQTPGQSFMPMDDIEERLVQEYQALKKDIQMHETDMKENLFARKKWRRGMDIEALFKNQLSDLKRKECSIVVVGETSAGKTTLINRILQQDVFTPHNLAATATVTRIRHSSTPQIKIYTKEERLMQDFSVELSEMKQKLDECTDCSKIPESLQDAYYVDVFLPIPDFQGNVYLVDTPGIGTNSHLNEVLFDFLPNAGSFIFVIDATAADNPSRNNFLGLIRKIAESSPEMPCFNPESVVFLTNKWDLIRTDKEKKVISARLEKRLFKEWHTMSSKNLFKVSLKEVNEQKTTPNTIEYREFEDRLKETITAYQNKRMHTHTRFLDQLTKDLCHVFDSGIESGVDILNTMKESLNRLKSIRVYCLTECETLHKSIVCLKKGLAAELYNHLNCDDGERDILNPSGTEIKFVPMRLLKDKIPELFSNGVQRWCQRYETKTKIDKIDGSIEEFFTKIKRDIAEVKGFSDKHSSPLLSEVVSSDVHVKPVSLPKEAEDTGKLIQSIMSILWPTTSEKREHFTKEVYADCLKSLTLETLEKSFHDSYSNYRCHYLEQNTTEYLTKLEDFEKKLRGQIKTITINQENLLLKRISLNENIQRIEEIKSALDL; this is translated from the exons ATG GATTCCAGCCTGGCGTTAGCTCTTAAACATGTGCAAACAAGTGGTTGTAGCATCGTCGTAATTG GTCGAAAACATGCTGGAAAATCTACCCTTGTGAATGAGATTTTAGGTACCCCAATCTTGCTAACAGAGTTGCCAGAAGATTCCACGAGGTATATTACTAGAATAAGGAATTCCGAGTCGTATCGTTTGAGACTCTTGGCAAAAGATGAAACTGTGCTGGACGAGAAAACATTTGCGTCTTCCGGACATTTGCGGGATGAGTATCGGAATAACGTTCGATACAGGCGAGAAAAAATTCATTACATTGATATCCTCTTACCTATTCCGGGTTTTAAG GGAAATTTTATGATAATCGACACACAACATTGCTATCAGGTTGGAGAATTAGTAGACATTCTGGCAAACTCTCCACCAGTGTATGCCTTCGTCATAGTCGTGGATGGACCCTCTTGGGACTGTACCGCTTCAAAGCATGATACG GCATTTAATGCGTTGTTGGAAAGTATAACAAAGAGCAAACTGCAGGCAACACAACATGAAAGCACACAAACAATGTTTGTGGTGAACAAGCTCGATCTAATGGCAGAAAAAGAGAAATCCCAAGAAGCTGAAGAAAAGCGGTGCGCTATGAAGAGAGAAATTATGAACACATGGGAATACATTGAGGAAAagaacatttttcatttatcaGCAAAACAT CCACAAAGTGGACGCATATCAAAGGCAGAATTCGGAAAATTCCGAAACACTCTTTCCAGACATGCACACATAACCGACGCAGTTCCTGTGac CCAAACGCCTGGTCAATCATTTATGCCTATGGACGACATAGAGGAAAGATTGGTGCAAGAGTATCAAGCGCTCAAAAAGGATATACAAATGCATGAAACAGATATGAAAGAAAACCTGTTCGCAAGAAAGAAATGGAGAAGAGGAATGGATATTGaagcactttttaaaaatcaattatcCGATCTAAAGAGAAAAGAATGCAGTATAGTAGTTGTAG GAGAAACTAGTGCTGGTAAGACTACATTAATCAATCGCATATTGCAACAAGATGTATTTACACCCCATAATCTGGCAGCTACAGCAACAGTGACGCGAATACGTCATTCCAGCACACCACagataaagatatatacaaaAGAGGAAAGACTTATGCAGGACTTTTCTGTTGAGCTATCAGAGATGAAACAAAAATTAGACGAGTGTACCGACTGTTCTAAAATACCAGAGAGCTTGCAAGACGCATATTATGTTGATGTGTTTCTACCCATTCCCGATTTTCAA GGAAACGTGTACCTTGTTGATACCCCTGGAATTGGAACAAACAGCCATTTAAACGAAGTTCTCTTTGATTTTTTACCAAATGCTGGTTCCTTCATCTTTGTGATAGATGCGACTGCTGCTGACAATCCATCTAGAAATAAC TTCCTAGGTCTCATAAGAAAAATCGCTGAAAGTAGTCCTGAAATGCCATGTTTCAATCCCGAGAGTGTTGTGTTCTTAACCAATAAATGGGACTTGATAAGGACAGACAAAGAGAAGAAAGTCATAAGCGCAAGATTGGAGAAAAGACTATTTAAGGAGTGGCACACTATGAGCAGCAAAAATCTCTTTAAAGTGAGCCTGAAAGAA GTTAATGAGCAAAAGACAACACCCAACACGATTGAATATCGAGAATTTGAAGATAGACTGAAAGAAACCATCACTGCTTACCAAAACAAACGGATGCATACGCATACCAG ATTCTTGGATCAGCTCACAAAGGATCTGTGTCATGTATTTGATTCTGGTATTGAAAGCGGTGTTGATATACTCAATACAATGAAAGAGTCACTTAACAGGCTGAAGTCAATTAGGGTTTACTGTCTGACG GAGTGCGAAACGTTGCACAAGAGCATAGTGTGTTTGAAAAAGGGGTTAGCTGCTGAACTTTACAATCACTTGAATTGCGATGATGGTGAGAGAGACATTTTAAACCCTTCAGGAACTGAAATCAAATTTGTTCCTATGCGGTTATTAAAAGACAAAATCCCGGAACTATTCTCAAATGGTGTCCAGCGATGGTGTCAACGATACGAAACCAAAACTAAAATTGACAAAATTGATGGTTCAATTGAAgaatttttcacaaaaataaaaagaGATATTGCTGAAGTAAAGGGATTTTCTGACAAGCATTCTTCTCCATTATTATCGGAAGTGGTGTCATCTGACGTTCACGTCAAACCAGTGAGTCTTCCAAAAGAGGCGGAGGATACAGGAAAATTAATACAATCTATAATGTCCATTCTTTGGCCAACAACTTCAGAGAAGAGAGAGCACTTTACCAAGGAAGTTTACGCTGATTGTTTGAAATCTCTTACTCTGGAAACACTGGAAAAATCATTCCATGACTCGTATTCAAATTATAGATGCCATTACTTGGAACAGAACACCACTGAATATCTAACAAAACTTGAggattttgaaaagaaattacgGGGTCAGATCAAAACAATTACAATAAACCAGGAAAATTTGTTGTTAAAACGTATATCcttaaatgaaaatatccaaCGAATAGAGGAAATAAAAAGTGCCCTTGACTTATAA
- the LOC125662212 gene encoding uncharacterized protein LOC125662212 isoform X1: protein MRGERSNLSATAADSSLALALKHVQTSGCSIVVIGRKHAGKSTLVNEILGTPILLTELPEDSTRYITRIRNSESYRLRLLAKDETVLDEKTFASSGHLRDEYRNNVRYRREKIHYIDILLPIPGFKGNFMIIDTQHCYQVGELVDILANSPPVYAFVIVVDGPSWDCTASKHDTAFNALLESITKSKLQATQHESTQTMFVVNKLDLMAEKEKSQEAEEKRCAMKREIMNTWEYIEEKNIFHLSAKHPQSGRISKAEFGKFRNTLSRHAHITDAVPVTQTPGQSFMPMDDIEERLVQEYQALKKDIQMHETDMKENLFARKKWRRGMDIEALFKNQLSDLKRKECSIVVVGETSAGKTTLINRILQQDVFTPHNLAATATVTRIRHSSTPQIKIYTKEERLMQDFSVELSEMKQKLDECTDCSKIPESLQDAYYVDVFLPIPDFQGNVYLVDTPGIGTNSHLNEVLFDFLPNAGSFIFVIDATAADNPSRNNFLGLIRKIAESSPEMPCFNPESVVFLTNKWDLIRTDKEKKVISARLEKRLFKEWHTMSSKNLFKVSLKEVNEQKTTPNTIEYREFEDRLKETITAYQNKRMHTHTRFLDQLTKDLCHVFDSGIESGVDILNTMKESLNRLKSIRVYCLTECETLHKSIVCLKKGLAAELYNHLNCDDGERDILNPSGTEIKFVPMRLLKDKIPELFSNGVQRWCQRYETKTKIDKIDGSIEEFFTKIKRDIAEVKGFSDKHSSPLLSEVVSSDVHVKPVSLPKEAEDTGKLIQSIMSILWPTTSEKREHFTKEVYADCLKSLTLETLEKSFHDSYSNYRCHYLEQNTTEYLTKLEDFEKKLRGQIKTITINQENLLLKRISLNENIQRIEEIKSALDL from the exons atgcggggcgaacgctctaacctctccgCCACCGCGGCG GATTCCAGCCTGGCGTTAGCTCTTAAACATGTGCAAACAAGTGGTTGTAGCATCGTCGTAATTG GTCGAAAACATGCTGGAAAATCTACCCTTGTGAATGAGATTTTAGGTACCCCAATCTTGCTAACAGAGTTGCCAGAAGATTCCACGAGGTATATTACTAGAATAAGGAATTCCGAGTCGTATCGTTTGAGACTCTTGGCAAAAGATGAAACTGTGCTGGACGAGAAAACATTTGCGTCTTCCGGACATTTGCGGGATGAGTATCGGAATAACGTTCGATACAGGCGAGAAAAAATTCATTACATTGATATCCTCTTACCTATTCCGGGTTTTAAG GGAAATTTTATGATAATCGACACACAACATTGCTATCAGGTTGGAGAATTAGTAGACATTCTGGCAAACTCTCCACCAGTGTATGCCTTCGTCATAGTCGTGGATGGACCCTCTTGGGACTGTACCGCTTCAAAGCATGATACG GCATTTAATGCGTTGTTGGAAAGTATAACAAAGAGCAAACTGCAGGCAACACAACATGAAAGCACACAAACAATGTTTGTGGTGAACAAGCTCGATCTAATGGCAGAAAAAGAGAAATCCCAAGAAGCTGAAGAAAAGCGGTGCGCTATGAAGAGAGAAATTATGAACACATGGGAATACATTGAGGAAAagaacatttttcatttatcaGCAAAACAT CCACAAAGTGGACGCATATCAAAGGCAGAATTCGGAAAATTCCGAAACACTCTTTCCAGACATGCACACATAACCGACGCAGTTCCTGTGac CCAAACGCCTGGTCAATCATTTATGCCTATGGACGACATAGAGGAAAGATTGGTGCAAGAGTATCAAGCGCTCAAAAAGGATATACAAATGCATGAAACAGATATGAAAGAAAACCTGTTCGCAAGAAAGAAATGGAGAAGAGGAATGGATATTGaagcactttttaaaaatcaattatcCGATCTAAAGAGAAAAGAATGCAGTATAGTAGTTGTAG GAGAAACTAGTGCTGGTAAGACTACATTAATCAATCGCATATTGCAACAAGATGTATTTACACCCCATAATCTGGCAGCTACAGCAACAGTGACGCGAATACGTCATTCCAGCACACCACagataaagatatatacaaaAGAGGAAAGACTTATGCAGGACTTTTCTGTTGAGCTATCAGAGATGAAACAAAAATTAGACGAGTGTACCGACTGTTCTAAAATACCAGAGAGCTTGCAAGACGCATATTATGTTGATGTGTTTCTACCCATTCCCGATTTTCAA GGAAACGTGTACCTTGTTGATACCCCTGGAATTGGAACAAACAGCCATTTAAACGAAGTTCTCTTTGATTTTTTACCAAATGCTGGTTCCTTCATCTTTGTGATAGATGCGACTGCTGCTGACAATCCATCTAGAAATAAC TTCCTAGGTCTCATAAGAAAAATCGCTGAAAGTAGTCCTGAAATGCCATGTTTCAATCCCGAGAGTGTTGTGTTCTTAACCAATAAATGGGACTTGATAAGGACAGACAAAGAGAAGAAAGTCATAAGCGCAAGATTGGAGAAAAGACTATTTAAGGAGTGGCACACTATGAGCAGCAAAAATCTCTTTAAAGTGAGCCTGAAAGAA GTTAATGAGCAAAAGACAACACCCAACACGATTGAATATCGAGAATTTGAAGATAGACTGAAAGAAACCATCACTGCTTACCAAAACAAACGGATGCATACGCATACCAG ATTCTTGGATCAGCTCACAAAGGATCTGTGTCATGTATTTGATTCTGGTATTGAAAGCGGTGTTGATATACTCAATACAATGAAAGAGTCACTTAACAGGCTGAAGTCAATTAGGGTTTACTGTCTGACG GAGTGCGAAACGTTGCACAAGAGCATAGTGTGTTTGAAAAAGGGGTTAGCTGCTGAACTTTACAATCACTTGAATTGCGATGATGGTGAGAGAGACATTTTAAACCCTTCAGGAACTGAAATCAAATTTGTTCCTATGCGGTTATTAAAAGACAAAATCCCGGAACTATTCTCAAATGGTGTCCAGCGATGGTGTCAACGATACGAAACCAAAACTAAAATTGACAAAATTGATGGTTCAATTGAAgaatttttcacaaaaataaaaagaGATATTGCTGAAGTAAAGGGATTTTCTGACAAGCATTCTTCTCCATTATTATCGGAAGTGGTGTCATCTGACGTTCACGTCAAACCAGTGAGTCTTCCAAAAGAGGCGGAGGATACAGGAAAATTAATACAATCTATAATGTCCATTCTTTGGCCAACAACTTCAGAGAAGAGAGAGCACTTTACCAAGGAAGTTTACGCTGATTGTTTGAAATCTCTTACTCTGGAAACACTGGAAAAATCATTCCATGACTCGTATTCAAATTATAGATGCCATTACTTGGAACAGAACACCACTGAATATCTAACAAAACTTGAggattttgaaaagaaattacgGGGTCAGATCAAAACAATTACAATAAACCAGGAAAATTTGTTGTTAAAACGTATATCcttaaatgaaaatatccaaCGAATAGAGGAAATAAAAAGTGCCCTTGACTTATAA
- the LOC125662212 gene encoding uncharacterized protein LOC125662212 isoform X5: protein MRGERSNLSATAADSSLALALKHVQTSGCSIVVIGRKHAGKSTLVNEILGTPILLTELPEDSTRYITRIRNSESYRLRLLAKDETVLDEKTFASSGHLRDEYRNNVRYRREKIHYIDILLPIPGFKGNFMIIDTQHCYQVGELVDILANSPPVYAFVIVVDGPSWDCTASKHDTAFNALLESITKSKLQATQHESTQTMFVVNKLDLMAEKEKSQEAEEKRCAMKREIMNTWEYIEEKNIFHLSAKHPQSGRISKAEFGKFRNTLSRHAHITDAVPVTQTPGQSFMPMDDIEERLVQEYQALKKDIQMHETDMKENLFARKKWRRGMDIEALFKNQLSDLKRKECSIVVVGETSAGKTTLINRILQQDVFTPHNLAATATVTRIRHSSTPQIKIYTKEERLMQDFSVELSEMKQKLDECTDCSKIPESLQDAYYVDVFLPIPDFQGNVYLVDTPGIGTNSHLNEVLFDFLPNAGSFIFVIDATAADNPSRNNFLGLIRKIAESSPEMPCFNPESVVFLTNKWDLIRTDKEKKVISARLEKRLFKEWHTMSSKNLFKVSLKEVNEQKTTPNTIEYREFEDRLKETITAYQNKRMHTHTRSAKRCTRA from the exons atgcggggcgaacgctctaacctctccgCCACCGCGGCG GATTCCAGCCTGGCGTTAGCTCTTAAACATGTGCAAACAAGTGGTTGTAGCATCGTCGTAATTG GTCGAAAACATGCTGGAAAATCTACCCTTGTGAATGAGATTTTAGGTACCCCAATCTTGCTAACAGAGTTGCCAGAAGATTCCACGAGGTATATTACTAGAATAAGGAATTCCGAGTCGTATCGTTTGAGACTCTTGGCAAAAGATGAAACTGTGCTGGACGAGAAAACATTTGCGTCTTCCGGACATTTGCGGGATGAGTATCGGAATAACGTTCGATACAGGCGAGAAAAAATTCATTACATTGATATCCTCTTACCTATTCCGGGTTTTAAG GGAAATTTTATGATAATCGACACACAACATTGCTATCAGGTTGGAGAATTAGTAGACATTCTGGCAAACTCTCCACCAGTGTATGCCTTCGTCATAGTCGTGGATGGACCCTCTTGGGACTGTACCGCTTCAAAGCATGATACG GCATTTAATGCGTTGTTGGAAAGTATAACAAAGAGCAAACTGCAGGCAACACAACATGAAAGCACACAAACAATGTTTGTGGTGAACAAGCTCGATCTAATGGCAGAAAAAGAGAAATCCCAAGAAGCTGAAGAAAAGCGGTGCGCTATGAAGAGAGAAATTATGAACACATGGGAATACATTGAGGAAAagaacatttttcatttatcaGCAAAACAT CCACAAAGTGGACGCATATCAAAGGCAGAATTCGGAAAATTCCGAAACACTCTTTCCAGACATGCACACATAACCGACGCAGTTCCTGTGac CCAAACGCCTGGTCAATCATTTATGCCTATGGACGACATAGAGGAAAGATTGGTGCAAGAGTATCAAGCGCTCAAAAAGGATATACAAATGCATGAAACAGATATGAAAGAAAACCTGTTCGCAAGAAAGAAATGGAGAAGAGGAATGGATATTGaagcactttttaaaaatcaattatcCGATCTAAAGAGAAAAGAATGCAGTATAGTAGTTGTAG GAGAAACTAGTGCTGGTAAGACTACATTAATCAATCGCATATTGCAACAAGATGTATTTACACCCCATAATCTGGCAGCTACAGCAACAGTGACGCGAATACGTCATTCCAGCACACCACagataaagatatatacaaaAGAGGAAAGACTTATGCAGGACTTTTCTGTTGAGCTATCAGAGATGAAACAAAAATTAGACGAGTGTACCGACTGTTCTAAAATACCAGAGAGCTTGCAAGACGCATATTATGTTGATGTGTTTCTACCCATTCCCGATTTTCAA GGAAACGTGTACCTTGTTGATACCCCTGGAATTGGAACAAACAGCCATTTAAACGAAGTTCTCTTTGATTTTTTACCAAATGCTGGTTCCTTCATCTTTGTGATAGATGCGACTGCTGCTGACAATCCATCTAGAAATAAC TTCCTAGGTCTCATAAGAAAAATCGCTGAAAGTAGTCCTGAAATGCCATGTTTCAATCCCGAGAGTGTTGTGTTCTTAACCAATAAATGGGACTTGATAAGGACAGACAAAGAGAAGAAAGTCATAAGCGCAAGATTGGAGAAAAGACTATTTAAGGAGTGGCACACTATGAGCAGCAAAAATCTCTTTAAAGTGAGCCTGAAAGAA GTTAATGAGCAAAAGACAACACCCAACACGATTGAATATCGAGAATTTGAAGATAGACTGAAAGAAACCATCACTGCTTACCAAAACAAACGGATGCATACGCATACCAG GAGTGCGAAACGTTGCACAAGAGCATAG
- the LOC125662212 gene encoding uncharacterized protein LOC125662212 isoform X4: MRGERSNLSATAADSSLALALKHVQTSGCSIVVIGRKHAGKSTLVNEILGTPILLTELPEDSTRYITRIRNSESYRLRLLAKDETVLDEKTFASSGHLRDEYRNNVRYRREKIHYIDILLPIPGFKGNFMIIDTQHCYQVGELVDILANSPPVYAFVIVVDGPSWDCTASKHDTAFNALLESITKSKLQATQHESTQTMFVVNKLDLMAEKEKSQEAEEKRCAMKREIMNTWEYIEEKNIFHLSAKHPQSGRISKAEFGKFRNTLSRHAHITDAVPVTQTPGQSFMPMDDIEERLVQEYQALKKDIQMHETDMKENLFARKKWRRGMDIEALFKNQLSDLKRKECSIVVVGETSAGKTTLINRILQQDVFTPHNLAATATVTRIRHSSTPQIKIYTKEERLMQDFSVELSEMKQKLDECTDCSKIPESLQDAYYVDVFLPIPDFQGNVYLVDTPGIGTNSHLNEVLFDFLPNAGSFIFVIDATAADNPSRNNFLGLIRKIAESSPEMPCFNPESVVFLTNKWDLIRTDKEKKVISARLEKRLFKEWHTMSSKNLFKVSLKEVNEQKTTPNTIEYREFEDRLKETITAYQNKRMHTHTRFLDQLTKDLCHVFDSGIESGVDILNTMKESLNRLKSIRVYCLTVKDRPHAFKNS, from the exons atgcggggcgaacgctctaacctctccgCCACCGCGGCG GATTCCAGCCTGGCGTTAGCTCTTAAACATGTGCAAACAAGTGGTTGTAGCATCGTCGTAATTG GTCGAAAACATGCTGGAAAATCTACCCTTGTGAATGAGATTTTAGGTACCCCAATCTTGCTAACAGAGTTGCCAGAAGATTCCACGAGGTATATTACTAGAATAAGGAATTCCGAGTCGTATCGTTTGAGACTCTTGGCAAAAGATGAAACTGTGCTGGACGAGAAAACATTTGCGTCTTCCGGACATTTGCGGGATGAGTATCGGAATAACGTTCGATACAGGCGAGAAAAAATTCATTACATTGATATCCTCTTACCTATTCCGGGTTTTAAG GGAAATTTTATGATAATCGACACACAACATTGCTATCAGGTTGGAGAATTAGTAGACATTCTGGCAAACTCTCCACCAGTGTATGCCTTCGTCATAGTCGTGGATGGACCCTCTTGGGACTGTACCGCTTCAAAGCATGATACG GCATTTAATGCGTTGTTGGAAAGTATAACAAAGAGCAAACTGCAGGCAACACAACATGAAAGCACACAAACAATGTTTGTGGTGAACAAGCTCGATCTAATGGCAGAAAAAGAGAAATCCCAAGAAGCTGAAGAAAAGCGGTGCGCTATGAAGAGAGAAATTATGAACACATGGGAATACATTGAGGAAAagaacatttttcatttatcaGCAAAACAT CCACAAAGTGGACGCATATCAAAGGCAGAATTCGGAAAATTCCGAAACACTCTTTCCAGACATGCACACATAACCGACGCAGTTCCTGTGac CCAAACGCCTGGTCAATCATTTATGCCTATGGACGACATAGAGGAAAGATTGGTGCAAGAGTATCAAGCGCTCAAAAAGGATATACAAATGCATGAAACAGATATGAAAGAAAACCTGTTCGCAAGAAAGAAATGGAGAAGAGGAATGGATATTGaagcactttttaaaaatcaattatcCGATCTAAAGAGAAAAGAATGCAGTATAGTAGTTGTAG GAGAAACTAGTGCTGGTAAGACTACATTAATCAATCGCATATTGCAACAAGATGTATTTACACCCCATAATCTGGCAGCTACAGCAACAGTGACGCGAATACGTCATTCCAGCACACCACagataaagatatatacaaaAGAGGAAAGACTTATGCAGGACTTTTCTGTTGAGCTATCAGAGATGAAACAAAAATTAGACGAGTGTACCGACTGTTCTAAAATACCAGAGAGCTTGCAAGACGCATATTATGTTGATGTGTTTCTACCCATTCCCGATTTTCAA GGAAACGTGTACCTTGTTGATACCCCTGGAATTGGAACAAACAGCCATTTAAACGAAGTTCTCTTTGATTTTTTACCAAATGCTGGTTCCTTCATCTTTGTGATAGATGCGACTGCTGCTGACAATCCATCTAGAAATAAC TTCCTAGGTCTCATAAGAAAAATCGCTGAAAGTAGTCCTGAAATGCCATGTTTCAATCCCGAGAGTGTTGTGTTCTTAACCAATAAATGGGACTTGATAAGGACAGACAAAGAGAAGAAAGTCATAAGCGCAAGATTGGAGAAAAGACTATTTAAGGAGTGGCACACTATGAGCAGCAAAAATCTCTTTAAAGTGAGCCTGAAAGAA GTTAATGAGCAAAAGACAACACCCAACACGATTGAATATCGAGAATTTGAAGATAGACTGAAAGAAACCATCACTGCTTACCAAAACAAACGGATGCATACGCATACCAG ATTCTTGGATCAGCTCACAAAGGATCTGTGTCATGTATTTGATTCTGGTATTGAAAGCGGTGTTGATATACTCAATACAATGAAAGAGTCACTTAACAGGCTGAAGTCAATTAGGGTTTACTGTCTGACG GTAAAAGATAGACCCCATGCCTTTAAGAACAGTTAA